The genome window ACCCTGCCCCGGCCCCGCCGGTGACCACTATGGCCACCGCTTCAGCTATGGCTGCATCTGTACTAGTATGTCATAGTTCATCTCCTGCAGCCACAGGCCCACAGCAGCGGTGGCCGAATAGGTCCGATCGACGGTCAAGACTCAAGAGGAGGGCACCGGACCGGCGATTAAAGCCCTGCGGTTTGCACATGCACCCTTGCGTCCCTGCGCAATTACAGCTGTTTAATCGTCGACAAAGCGGGAGTAATTTCGAAGTAAAGCCAGGATCCTGAGTTTAAGAAAGGCCCGCCGGGTGATGATGATTTCCCTTTCATCAGCACGGACCTCGTGCGCCGTACATGGCACACGGTTTCGTCCGTACATGGCCCCGTGATAAACAAACCATTCCCCGCAAGAAACAGCAAACAGGCACAGGCTCCCTCCTCCACTGTCCAGTGTCCACTCCTCGTCCCGAGAAGCAGACAAAGCGCGGCGCTGCAGATTTCGGTACGGTTCCCAATGCCTCCCATGCCCGCCGTCGTCCCGTGCTAGCACCCGGCGCCGCTCCTCCACCTGCCGCGTCGCGCCGCCTGGATCCGGCGGGCACGTGGCTaggagcctcagatccgggcgaaACCCAGCCTTCCGTGCGGACGTCTTCACTCTACCTCCAGACTGGCGGCTGCCATTTCCCCCCCTCTTCTTGCTGTTTTTTTTGGTGGGGGTGGGGGGTGGAATCTGCGGTGGAGTCTTGCCGTCGCTCGCTGTAAACGtagagctctctctctctctcttggcgAGTAATCTTGGTTCTTGCTCCATTTCCGTGTTAGTGCTGGCGTGTGAGTGGCAAGGTTTACGTGTAAGATGTGGAAACAGTTCCTGAGCAAGCTGCCCCGGAGGTCGTCGGCCTCCGGGGACTCGGGACATTGCAGCAGTGGCGCCGGCATACAGCGCACGAGCAGCTGCGGCAGCATCCCGCCGGGCCGCCCCCCGGCCTCCGCCATTCGGCGCATGTCATCCGCCGTCTTCCCCTCGAGCGTCGTGGCTGGCATCGAGCCGCTGGTCTCGTTCAAGGACGTGCCCAGCTCGGAGAAGCAGAGCCTGTTCGTGAGCAAGCTGAGCCTGTGCTGCGTCGTGTTCGATTTCTCGGACCCGGACAGGAGTTCGGTGGAGAAGGATATCAAGCGGCAGGCACTGCTGGATCTTATAGAGTTCGTCGAGTCGACCAACGCTCGCTTCTCGGAGGCGGCGGTCGTGGCCTGCTCTAGGATGTGCGCCGTCAACCTGTTCCGGGCGTTCCCTGCAAGTTGCAGGTCTGGCGGCTCATCAGGCGTCGGTGAGTGCGACGAGGACGAGCCAATGTTCGATACTGGGTGGTGCCATCTGCACCTTGTTTATGAGCTGCTACTGAAGTTTATCGGATCCTCGTCCTTGGATGCAAAGATAGGGAAGAAGCACTTTGATCACTCGTTCATTGTGAAGCTCCTTGATCTTCTTCACTCCGAGGATCCAAGGGAAAGGGATTGCGTGAAAAACATTCTGCACAGGGTGTATGGGAAGTTCATGGTGCACCGTCCTTTCATTCGCAGAGCGGCGAGCAACGTATTCTACCAGTTCGTCTTCGAGACTGATCGACATAATGGGATCGCAGAGCTGCTGGAGGTCTTTGGCAGTGTCATTAGTGGGTTTGCACTGCCTCTGAAAGAAGAGCACAAGACCTTTCTTTGGAGAGTTTTGGTTCCTTTGCACAAACCAAAATCTCTTGGTGCGTACCTTCAGCAGTTGACCTACTGTGTGACACAGTTTATAGAAAAGGATCCAGAGCTCGCAAGCCCAGTGATAATTGGTTTGTTAAGGTACTGGCCAATAACAAATTGTCAGAAGGAAGTGATGTTTCTCAGCGAGATCGAAGAGATCTTGGAGGCTACCAGCCAGGCAGAATTCCAGAAATGTATGGCACCATTGTTTCGGCGAATTGCTCATTGTATCACCAGTGCTCACTTCCAGGTAACTTGCCCCAATAAATCTTATCTAGTAACTGTTGCAGTATGCATTTTCAGTATCCCAAGTGCCATATGGAATCAGATTCATTCTATATTACTTGTTC of Zea mays cultivar B73 chromosome 8, Zm-B73-REFERENCE-NAM-5.0, whole genome shotgun sequence contains these proteins:
- the LOC100279581 gene encoding Serine/threonine protein phosphatase 2A 57 kDa regulatory subunit B' kappa isoform — translated: MSSAVFPSSVVAGIEPLVSFKDVPSSEKQSLFVSKLSLCCVVFDFSDPDRSSVEKDIKRQALLDLIEFVESTNARFSEAAVVACSRMCAVNLFRAFPASCRSGGSSGVGECDEDEPMFDTGWCHLHLVYELLLKFIGSSSLDAKIGKKHFDHSFIVKLLDLLHSEDPRERDCVKNILHRVYGKFMVHRPFIRRAASNVFYQFVFETDRHNGIAELLEVFGSVISGFALPLKEEHKTFLWRVLVPLHKPKSLGAYLQQLTYCVTQFIEKDPELASPVIIGLLRYWPITNCQKEVMFLSEIEEILEATSQAEFQKCMAPLFRRIAHCITSAHFQVAERALFMWNNDHIVSLIAQNRQVIMSLVVPALEQNIQNHWNQAVLNLAVNVKKMFSEMDGDHFSSCLARYKEEEERLVSLEAKRKLTWEKLESAAAFQPVTGQTAVLVGHQPSANMIANLIF